In Manis javanica isolate MJ-LG chromosome 9, MJ_LKY, whole genome shotgun sequence, one DNA window encodes the following:
- the PTGR3 gene encoding prostaglandin reductase 3 isoform X2 translates to MTPGSFAEYTVVPASIATPVPSVEPEYLTLLLSGTTAYISLKELGGLSEGKKVLVTAAAGGTGHLAVQLAKKARCHVIGTCSSDEKCAFLKSVGCDRPINYNSEHVRTVLKQEYPKGVDVVYESVGGAMFDLAVDALAIKGRLMVIGFVSGYQTPTGLPPVEAGTLPAKLLKKSASVLGFFVNHYLSEHQAAMDHLIQMYADGELVCEVDLGDLSAEGRFTGLESVFRAVDYMYMGKNTGKIVVELPPSVNSKL, encoded by the coding sequence ATGACACCTGGCTCTTTTGCTGAGTACACAGTGGTGCCTGCCAGCATTGCAACACCAGTGCCCTCTGTGGAACCTGAGTACCTCACCCTGTTGCTCAGTGGTACCACCGCATACATCAGCCTGAAAGAGCTTGGAGGACTGTCGGAAGGGAAGAAAGTTCTGGTGACAGCAGCAGCTGGGGGGACGGGCCACCTTGCTGTGCAGCTAGCAAAGAAGGCCAGGTGCCATGTAATCGGAACCTGCTCTTCCGATGAAAAGTGTGCTTTTCTGAAATCTGTTGGCTGTGATCGTCCCATCAACTATAATTCTGAGCACGTCCGTACTGTCCTGAAGCAGGAGTACCCCAAAGGTGTCGATGTGGTATACGAATCTGTCGGGGGGGCCATGTTTGACTTGGCTGTAGACGCCTTGGCCATCAAAGGGCGCTTGATGGTAATTGGGTTTGTCTCTGGCTACCAAACTCCTACTGGCCTTCCGCCTGTGGAAGCAGGAACGTTACCAGCCAAGCTGCTAAAGAAATCCGCCAGTGTCCTGGGCTTCTTTGTGAACCATTACCTTTCTGAACATCAAGCAGCCATGGACCACTTGATTCAGATGTATGCAGATGGGGAGCTGGTTTGTGAGGTGGACCTGGGTGATCTGTCTGCCGAGGGCAGGTTTACTGGCCTGGAGTCTGTATTCCGGGCTGTCGATTATATGTACATGGGAAAAAACACTGGGAAAATTGTAGTTGAATTACCTCCCTCTGTCAACAGTAAGCTGTAA
- the PTGR3 gene encoding prostaglandin reductase 3 isoform X1 — protein sequence MLRLAPAWARAIVDMSYARHFLDFQGSAIPNAMQKLVVTRLSPNFREAVTLRRDCPVPLPGDGDLLVRNRFVGVNASDINYAAGRYDPSVKTPFDVGFEGVGEVVALGLSASARYTVGQTVAYMTPGSFAEYTVVPASIATPVPSVEPEYLTLLLSGTTAYISLKELGGLSEGKKVLVTAAAGGTGHLAVQLAKKARCHVIGTCSSDEKCAFLKSVGCDRPINYNSEHVRTVLKQEYPKGVDVVYESVGGAMFDLAVDALAIKGRLMVIGFVSGYQTPTGLPPVEAGTLPAKLLKKSASVLGFFVNHYLSEHQAAMDHLIQMYADGELVCEVDLGDLSAEGRFTGLESVFRAVDYMYMGKNTGKIVVELPPSVNSKL from the exons ATGCTGCGACTGGCGCCCGCCTGGGCCCGAGCCATCGTGGACATGTCGTACGCCCGCCACTTCCTGGACTTCCAGGGCTCCGCCATCCCCAACGCCATGCAGAAGCTGGTGGTGACCCGGCTGAGCCCCAACTTCCGCGAGGCGGTCACCTTGCGCCGGGACTGCCCGGTGCCACTCCCCGGGGACGGAGACCTCCTCGTCCGGAACCG atttGTTGGTGTTAATGCATCTGACATCAACTATGCAGCCGGCCGATACGACCCATCAGTGAAGACCCCCTTTGATGTAGGTTTTGAAGGTGTAGGAGAGGTGGTGGCCTTGGGCCTCTCTGCTAGTGCCAGGTACACAGTGGGCCAGACTGTGGCTTACATGACACCTGGCTCTTTTGCTGAGTACACAGTGGTGCCTGCCAGCATTGCAACACCAGTGCCCTCTGTGGAACCTGAGTACCTCACCCTGTTGCTCAGTGGTACCACCGCATACATCAGCCTGAAAGAGCTTGGAGGACTGTCGGAAGGGAAGAAAGTTCTGGTGACAGCAGCAGCTGGGGGGACGGGCCACCTTGCTGTGCAGCTAGCAAAGAAGGCCAGGTGCCATGTAATCGGAACCTGCTCTTCCGATGAAAAGTGTGCTTTTCTGAAATCTGTTGGCTGTGATCGTCCCATCAACTATAATTCTGAGCACGTCCGTACTGTCCTGAAGCAGGAGTACCCCAAAGGTGTCGATGTGGTATACGAATCTGTCGGGGGGGCCATGTTTGACTTGGCTGTAGACGCCTTGGCCATCAAAGGGCGCTTGATGGTAATTGGGTTTGTCTCTGGCTACCAAACTCCTACTGGCCTTCCGCCTGTGGAAGCAGGAACGTTACCAGCCAAGCTGCTAAAGAAATCCGCCAGTGTCCTGGGCTTCTTTGTGAACCATTACCTTTCTGAACATCAAGCAGCCATGGACCACTTGATTCAGATGTATGCAGATGGGGAGCTGGTTTGTGAGGTGGACCTGGGTGATCTGTCTGCCGAGGGCAGGTTTACTGGCCTGGAGTCTGTATTCCGGGCTGTCGATTATATGTACATGGGAAAAAACACTGGGAAAATTGTAGTTGAATTACCTCCCTCTGTCAACAGTAAGCTGTAA